A region from the Lolium perenne isolate Kyuss_39 chromosome 4, Kyuss_2.0, whole genome shotgun sequence genome encodes:
- the LOC127332471 gene encoding uncharacterized protein: MDPHRLNCPAAADADTADTEDWDNDDFVIPSLSVEESDQGDWEVSQASAPQPPPKQEPTKDTENIYLGPHWAAPSRGKKQEEALATSGYHDKNIKVKEADRKVSGTGRDNKVGFSRDFHRYNNAGHHVK, encoded by the exons ATGGATCCGCACCGCCTGAactgccccgccgccgccgacgccgacaCCGCCGACACCGAGGACTGGG ATAATGACGACTTTGTGATTCCAAGCTTGAGCGTTGAAGAATCTGATCAGGGTGACTGGGAAGTTTCACAGGCTTCTGCACCTCAACCACCTCCAAAG CAAGAGCCTACCAAGGACACGGAGAACATCTATCTTGGTCCTCACTGGGCAGCGCCATCTCGGGGAAAGAAGCAAGAAGAAGCTTTAGCTACATCCGGGTACCATGATAAGAACATCAAGGTGAAGGAAGCTGATCGGAAGGTGTCTGGAACCGGCCGGGATAACAAAGTAGGCTTCTCAAGGGACTTCCACCGCTACAACAATGCTGGTCACCATGTCAAGTAA